The Aedes aegypti strain LVP_AGWG chromosome 3, AaegL5.0 Primary Assembly, whole genome shotgun sequence genome contains a region encoding:
- the LOC110678797 gene encoding uncharacterized protein LOC110678797 → MGRKCEFYWCGNQQGTGVSFHQFPVDRAMCFAWVERCNSFEATEKFASEGPQAFRNKRLCSDHFPLNAFKEPTRKEKGLIPNALPFMCPNTSSKYNEEYLEESLACTATGSSFQYTEEEPVEFIEDDLDYAEWERHAKISTTLNSCSQSEDSYQIEWLDDSMSTREHHLSIAKSVDDPTTDHSPRCNRSLTIEPWLSDSSIVNVFSTDNPEIIPSTSAHQRQPTRNGTAELQIDNLSDDFKTSMHQTLSTGNLQVDHDFSTRIPPLSDTQYHANDLHFKGAPNSTYTLRTHSNKNDSPILSSNPLHSGSRPEEENHVQLNNSADPATSDTRLISLLDFSSVTHSESYKTQVKVQGALIKSMKEKLKHVKRKLFVSQQAGQRRLKSALKAKKENKILKKELKSARKQRSENEVLGAQARKNPVIFDFLKNSTRKPKGRRYNASTMKFAAGTYLSGPRAYRYVRNSKHITLPHKSSVYKHNKHVRIQPGINSSLLSAVKRKVREIKHKKNKIVTITCDGMSIKKDLAYSAKADIFHGFPDDGIRRRIEKNDPSVLATEAVVVMASGMYMNFKQVS, encoded by the exons ATGGGTAGAAAATGTGAGTTTTACTGGTGCGGCAACCAACAAGGAACCGGAgtatcatttcatcagtttccaGTTGATAGAGCAAT GTGCTTTGCCTGGGTGGAACGCTGTAATTCATTTGAAGCTACCGAAAAGTTTGCATCCGAAGGACCGCAAGCATTCAGAAATAAACGACTATGCTCGGATCACTTTCCCTTGAATGCATTCAAGGAACCTACTAGGAAAGAGAAAGG gCTTATTCCCAATGCACTGCCTTTCATGTGTCCCAATACATCAAGTAAATACAACGAGGAATATCTTGAAGAATCTCTTGCATGTACCGCAACAGG TTCATCTTTTCAGTACACGGAAGAAGAACCTGTAGAGTTCATAGAAGACGACTTGGACTATGCGGAGTGGGAGCGGCATGCTAAAATATCCACTACTCTGAACAGTTGTTCTCAATCAGAAGACAGTTATCAGATTGAATGGCTCGACGATTCAATGAGTACAAGGGAACATCATCTTTCTATAGCGAAATCAGTTGATGATCCGACAACAGATCATAGCCCCCGGTGCAATCGGTCACTCACGATTGAGCCGTGGCTGAGCGATTCGTCAATAGTAAACGTTTTCAGTACCGATAATCCGGAAATAATACCATCGACCAGCGCTCATCAAAGGCAGCCCACACGTAATGGTACTGCAGAACTTCAGATAGATAACTTGTCGGATGACTTCAAAACTTCGATGCACCAAACCCTCAGCACAGGTAACCTACAGGTTGACCATGACTTCAGTACTCGCATACCCCCATTGAGTGACACACAATATCATGCGAATGATCTGCATTTCAAAGGAGCGCCAAATTCGACATACACATTACGAACACATTCGAACAAAAACGATTCACCAATTTTGTCGTCAAACCCACTCCATAGCGGTAGCCGGCCGGAAGAAGAAAATCATGTCCAGTTGAACAATTCAGCCGATCCGGCAACTTCTGATACTCGACTAATAAGTTTATTAGATTTTTCTTCTGTAACTCACTCTGAAAGTTATAAAACGCAGGTTAAGGTGCAAGGCGCTTTAATAAAATCCATGAAAGAAAAGCTGAAACACGTTAAACGAAAACTATTCGTTTCACAACAAGCAGGGCAACGACGTCTCAAAAGTGCTTTAAAAgccaaaaaagaaaataaaattcttaaGAAGGAGCTAAAATCTGCACGTAAGCAGAGAAGTGAGAATGAAGTTTTAGGCGCACAAGCAAgaaaaaacccagttatttttgattttctaaaaaattcgACTCGTAAGCCAAAAGGAAGGAGATATAATGCTAGCACGATGAAGTTCGCAGCTGGTACATATTTAAGCGGGCCCCGGGCATACAGGTATGTCCGAAATTCTAAACACATCACACTTCCACATAAAAGTTCAGTATACAAGCACAACAAGCACGTGCGTATACAGCCTGGAATTAACTCATCACTTCTCAGTGCCGTTAAAAGAAAAGTTCGAGAAATAAAGCATAAAAAGAATAAAATCGTAACAATAACGTGCGATGGCATGTCCATTAAAAAGGATCTTGCATACAGCGCAAAGGCCgatatttttcatggattccctGATGATGGAATCAGAAGGCGTATCGAGAAGAATGATCCTAGCGTTCTGGCTACAGAGGCAGTTGTTGTTATGGCGTCAGGAATGTATATGAACTTCAAGCAGGTAAGCtaa